The following nucleotide sequence is from Coffea eugenioides isolate CCC68of chromosome 10, Ceug_1.0, whole genome shotgun sequence.
TCACTTCCGAGCCCAAATCTCGTCAAGTTTCTGGAAGACAATTTTTCATCTGAACATACAGGAAGGACCATGTATGGCCGTCGAGTTGCACTTGACTTATTATAAAGCAAAAAAGCTAAGAAAGCAACATTAGCTGTGTAACGCACTATGACTATATTCACAAATGATGGCCGTAGGTTTTCCTGGAGGTTGATTATTGGACACTTGATAAGACGCCTGAATTATATCAAATTTATTATGTGAATGCACACACTAACAATTAATATTGCACTAGATATTTATAAgttttttcatttaattttatatttttaaaatattaatactTGAACTACATCTTAGACTGATTGACATTTTATTAACCCAGAATTTGTTGTTTTTGGCAGATTGATTGATTAGTATAAGCCACTCATATGAGCATTGGTGGTTTTTTATGCTACTACTTCATATATATAGTAGCATAAGAAGATTGTGATGTTTTCCAACGTCCATCCATCTGAAAGTGAAAGGACGAAAAGGCAACTGATTAATTAGAATTAAACAACAAAGGGCATTTGCTCGAATGGTGTACAATTCTGCAACCCTTTTCTAAAGTGTAAACACTATTTTTGTTTGGATGGGAGTGttcttcaaaaactagtttttaaatacaataaaaatttttaaaaagtactgtaaaagataatttaaaaattagtttaaattttttaaaaaatttaaaaaatatctcaaaatatattctagaaactcttatactcttaaatatcccaaaatattttctaaaaatatttcaaaatatactctaaaaaatCCGCtgcaagaaaatttttcaaaaacacccccaaatATATGTTGTCTTTTCCTCGTTTCCTAGATGCATATTTTTGTTACTAGACGTTGCCGGTTAATATGCAGGGAACGAAGTTTGAGAAGCTCCACAAGCTCAGCTTTGATTGAGGTTGAGTCTCGTTTTCCTAATCAGTTCAATCAGTATGTAAACCTCCCATTTGCATGGGAGTTACTAAATAACCAGTAAATTTTTGTGTTAATAATTTTGTCGTCCATGGGAGGAAAAGGGCAAGCATACATAATTCAATATATACATCTTCTTATCCAATTTCCCGTCCCACCTTTCCTTATATTACTACACAAATATTCTattttaatctctttttttttttttctcaagtTCCAATGACTAATATCAagctaaataaaaaaaaacatagtaAAACAACACtatataatacaaaaaaaaaaaatccaacagaaaattcataaaaattttcatttttctttgatttttttattaCTCTAAAGTCTTTAATTGTGTCCTATTTTTAGTTATTGACGCTTAAGGAAACCAAAAAGGATTAAAATAGGATGTTTATAAGAAAAAAATACAATATAATGAAAAGTGGAACAGAAGATGCATTTAATTACAAAGCTTCTATTCCTAAACACATAGTGTGTGGGTTTGagttttattagttttatttttgctACACTAAATATGATTCGTTTCTGTGTCACAAAGTTAATGAAATAAGTACATGTCAATCCGCCTGGTTCCGGTTGAAACAAGTTCGTCTAAAATCACCCATATGCACCTTCCTAAATGTAGAACCTATACACCCCCAACCCCagaccaaaaaaaagaaaaaaagaaaaagaacaccATTAATGGTCTTGCTAAAACTTCATGCTTAAAACGCAAGACTTTAGAATGCAAATCAAAGATTGAAAACGTAAAAGATTAGACTAGACTTCTACTATTAATCAAAGGGAAATATTAGTTGCActccttttttttctaattCACACTTTCACCATCATTTTAATcatatagtttttatttattagactACATGATAAAACAAATTATGAAAgtgcaaaaaacaaaaaatagagaGTAAATAACATTTCCCTTAATGAAATGAATATGCGCTCCATATAACACAGTACGCGTACTTAGTAACATAGACTGATAACTGTTTAATGGCTATAAGTAAGTCTAATTTGTAgtaaaataaatatattcatAAGATTAATacttttttgtttattattttttctgggTAGGTTCATAAGATTAATAATTCATTGCCTGCAATAAGCAGGCAATTCTCTCCATTGAAATCTCGCAtaatttttactcttttttttttccttcagcAATAATTAGTGTGCCTCGCGATtgtgacatatatatatatatatatatatatatatatatttgattgtCATGCTCTCTATGATTGCTTGTAGTTTGCAGATTGCAGCCACAAAGCGCCGCCGGATCGATTCCTACCTTCGTCGAAGAGGAGTGAGGTGGTTGGACTGTCAACTCTCTAAGAGGCCAGAATACGGGGGAGTAACTGCAACTTTTtcgtacttttatttttttttggttagttGAATTTGGAAAAGTCTCAGCAGCACTAGagcagaaaaaaaatattagtgGGCCAATTATATCTTTCCCAATAGGGATTTTGATGGATTTGGAGGACTTGAATGTGGAATATGTACATAGATAATTTTAgctggagtttttttttttcttttttttagtaAGTAACGAATGTTAAATCCAGAGCCtcatatttataatttttttcacCTTAATATCTAACCCAACTCTCTCCCTCTCAACAGGAAGATAATTTAGTTGGTGCATGTCCTTATctgggcaaaaaaaaaaaataatggaaGTCAAACTAGGAGAAGGTCTTGGGTACAAATCACTGGTTCAACCGGATAACCATTGGTTTAACCAATAGAGTGAAATCGAATGAAAGGATAAATGAAGAATAGTAAGCATGAAAAGGCCAGAGCGTAGTTTTGGCGAAATTGCAGTAGGGTCAATAAGACCCGTCATAAGTATAGTCATTAAAGTTTGAAGAAATTAACGTGACAGAATGAGATTATGTATTACTATCATTGTAATCATTCAAGATTTTACTTCCAGCAATGTACAGATTCTGATTACTGTCACTAAAAGGGTATttgaatttggctattttggTACCTCCAACCAGCATACAGTGCCTTATTATTTAACTTTTCAAGCAAATATTGAAAAACATCTTAGACAGTTTCTTTGCTTAATTGCAATTTCTTTCATGTGGTTATGACGGTTAGGGATGGAGGTAGAAGAGCTTTTTTCTTATACGAAAGAAAAGGATCATTTCATAACGCTTTGCTTTGTCAACGATTTTGTTCTCAAAAAGTGGATTAAGTTTGATGAGGTAGAAACTAATTGAATGCTACTGGATCCTTCAAGTTTCTCATATTTggtataaagaaaaaaaataaaaaagcttGTGTATTTGTAGTATTGCTAAATAACATGAGTGGAGATCTTTATACGGCAAATTAGGGCCGTGGAATTTATAAGACAGAGGAAGTAgtgataaaaaaacaaaaaaagagaagTGGGTTCATTCTTTCATCTTATTTATTGTTGCatagtagtttttttttacCCTTTCACCCCTCTCCACACCTTTTTCATCCTCAATTGTCAGATACAGGATTGGAATCCTGAACTTGACATTGAAAAAAACTCTAAAAACTCTCCTTTAACCATTGAGTTGACTCCAGTGGTTTAATGCCTTACTACTGCTATTGTAGTTTATATTACTGTTCCAAAAGATCTCTTATTCTAACTTAACCAATTTGTTTTTCTTGCATTCCAAAAAGTTACAGAAAGGTTTGATCAAGTCCCATATTAAGTAAGATAATTTCTGGTTGAGATTATTTGAAGACAACCTTAAAAGATCTTATTAATGAAACTGGAACTTGATTTACTAGAACAatgaaaatatcaaaaaagaaaaagaaaaattgcactGGACCATACTCAATGAAAGAGTAATTTCGAGGAAGGTTTGCCTTGGTCCCCAAGTGATGGCTAAGTAGCCGGCAGGCTGTGTAGTTTTCTACAAGAGAAATCTGTGGGGCTTAAATTTCCGATTTCTAATCATCGTAGTGGTTATcctttttcctttattattACTTTAAACTACAATATTTGCAGCTGGATACTTGTGCAAATAATTTGGTAGATAGTATTAGAGAAAAGGACTAGTCTTGTCGATCAAGAATATTGCGATGGTCGCAAGGTCCATCCATAGGAAATGGCCAAAGGCAATTCATCACAGTAGATAAAACAGGGGCTTTCATGGTTATGCCTGCCTTCATAGGTTGTAATCAAATAGCTTGGATCTTCGCCATCTCTTTCTACTCTCTTCTTTACTTTGCACCCTTGAGTGGAGCACTTGTAGTAATTCCTGTGTAACCATTTATTAATCCGCTATTAGATAATTTGTAGATCAAAGGACCAAATAATTAATTTACCACATGCATCATCCAGTACTGATGAGTTATTTAATCCCAAGAACGTTAGATCTATTGGGGAATTACTTTCTtttgagtgtgtgtgtgtgtgtgactGATGGAGAAATGCATGAATGACAATCTTAAAAAGTGTATAAACCATTCTTGAtgtgcatgcatgcatgcaagGTGGTTGAAATTCTAATTCAGGCCAAAAATCTTCTTCATCAAGAAATCAATTATATCATATGTGTACGTTGATCAGTGAAACGCTTTGATAGCAATCACTCTGATTTTGTGATTACCAAAAAAAGCAAGTCTTTTCATTATTTGTTGTGCTGTCCACAAGTATACTTGGGAGACTAGACATGTAGCTTTCCAGGAAAGTAAAGCAGCTAAGGAGCTCCACATGCTTAATTGACTAGAAAACTCTGAAAACAGTACTgagaaaattcatcaaattctAAACTAACTTCAAGAGGAGAGTGAAGTTGTAAGAACCTCCTTACCCAATCCAAAGATGGATGTAGCTATGCATTCAAACACCGCCCCTCCTCCCTCATCCCCCCCAACCACTAAGTCCCttacccaaaataaaaaaaaaaacaattatacacataaaacaacaaaaaaaaaaaggaaaacaaaacaggAGGAGGATAGAAGGGGTCAGCCATAATACGTAATCAGGTTGATAAGCTTAACATGTGTGATTATTATTCCTGATTAGTAGCCTCGATGATCTTGTATGGTTGGAACATGCATGCAGATTTTCATGAGCTTTGGTAAATACTATTGTTTACCTAGGATTAGGATTACTCTTCACCGTTTTCTTCCCATACTTCCTCCACTTAAATCCATCATCCAAGATCTCAAGCTGAGTCTTCGTTCGAATAGCAATAATATTTCCTTGGTCCACCTTAGCCATCTTCGTTGCCCTCATGCATCTTGATCTatacaaatatcaaaagaaCCAATTAAATCATAATTAAACTGAAAAAAACATAAACTACCAATAGATGTCTTGGAAGCTACAACATGAAtaatttttccttcttattttgtggatttaaaagaaattatacaTAACTTGTTGACTCACTCATGCATGTTGCAATTGATTGGCATGCCATCCATGCAGTTGGCCGAGCTTCCAGTAGTATTCGTCATTTCTCGAGTGAATGGAGTTGGATAAACACATGCTGTGAGGGTTGAATTGGAATCAGTATGAACATTGTTGATTAAAGGCTCTTCATGATCTGGTAAGTCAAGATAATGAAGAAGTTCATGACTCCCTAGATGATCATTGGAGTACTTTTCAAGCAAGTAATCAGAAGAAGCATAAGAGCTTGGAACAACATTGCCATGATGAGCGCTAATGCCTTGCTCTGGTGGTGGGAGGAAAGGGGAGTTGAACATGGTGTGGTAGAAAGGAAAAGACTTGGAATGTATTGAGTAGTTTAATTGGCTTTTGGTATGAGAAAATGGGATCATCATCTATATATATAGTAGAACAGTGAAGTTGTCATTTTCTTTAAGAGGTTTCCTAACCTACTTCCTAGCAAGATACTGTGGGCTTCTTTAGCAGTCTATGTTATGCCAGAGAGCAAGCCACTATTGCAATAACAAAAGAATCACAAATTTTACTGGTTGGCTCTAAACTATATTGAATGTCCCATTTTATCCCTTTGTAGActcaaaattttttccaaagGGA
It contains:
- the LOC113750267 gene encoding probable WRKY transcription factor 51; the encoded protein is MFNSPFLPPPEQGISAHHGNVVPSSYASSDYLLEKYSNDHLGSHELLHYLDLPDHEEPLINNVHTDSNSTLTACVYPTPFTREMTNTTGSSANCMDGMPINCNMHESRCMRATKMAKVDQGNIIAIRTKTQLEILDDGFKWRKYGKKTVKSNPNPRNYYKCSTQGCKVKKRVERDGEDPSYLITTYEGRHNHESPCFIYCDELPLAISYGWTLRPSQYS